The DNA sequence CGATTCCTGGTGCTATCAATATTCCGCTTGATGAACTGCGCGAACGTTTAGCGGAACTTCCGAAAGACAAAACCATTTACGTAACATGTCAAGTCGGCTTGCGTGGATATTTAGCAACACGAATTTTGCACGACAACGGTTTCCGCGCGAAAAATTTAGATGGCGGCTATAAATTGTATTCCTCCGTATTTGGTGCAAAACACCAAGTTCAAAATATGCCGCCGAAATTCGTAGAAAAATAATGAACCACTCCCACCTTCATTCCATGAAAAGGTGGGAGTTTCTTATTATCTCCAGCAAAGAAGTTTTGGCATAGAAAAATTCTTGTATAGAACACATATTTGTTTTTATACAAAAAAACCGCTGATCATCTTGCCCTTCCCTTTCGTTTAGAGAAAGGAGGCTTTTCGGGAAAAAAGGGAAACGATCAGTAGTTTTTGGCGTTTATTTTACCACTTCATGAAACGTAGCTTCTGTTATGCTTTGTAAATCTTCCACGCTTAGTTCAATTAACAAACCAATTTTGCCGCCGCTAACGATGATATGCTCAAATTGACAAGCACTGGAATCGATAAAGGTCGGATAATGTTTTATCATCCCTATCGGTGAACACCCTCCACGAATATAGCCAGTCAATTTTTCGATATCTTTCATCGGCGCCAATGCGACATTTTTCTCTCCCGTTATTTGCGCAGCTTTTTTCAAATCGAGTTCCGATTCTACAGGGATGACAAACACATAAACGTTTCCGCTTTTCCCCTGTGTTACTAATGTTTTATATACCAATTGAGGGTCTTTCCCAATTTTTTGAGCAACCGATATGCCGTCAATTCTCCCATCCTGACTGTCGTAGGTAAAGACATTGTAAGGAATCATTTTTTTATCAAGAACACGCATCGCGTTGGTTTTTTCTGTCGCCATTTTTCTTCCCTCCAGTTCGTTTCAACAGTAAATGCTGGATAATCAACACACATGGGAACAAATATGTTTTTTAAACATAATCAT is a window from the Geobacillus stearothermophilus ATCC 12980 genome containing:
- the ybaK gene encoding Cys-tRNA(Pro) deacylase, encoding MATEKTNAMRVLDKKMIPYNVFTYDSQDGRIDGISVAQKIGKDPQLVYKTLVTQGKSGNVYVFVIPVESELDLKKAAQITGEKNVALAPMKDIEKLTGYIRGGCSPIGMIKHYPTFIDSSACQFEHIIVSGGKIGLLIELSVEDLQSITEATFHEVVK